The Ruania halotolerans genome contains the following window.
ATGGCACGCAGGATGAAGCGAGGGCCGTCGTCAGGCTCTCGTACGGGCCAGGGATCGTGCCCGCCGGGGACGCTGCCGCCCAGCGTGCGCTTGCCCTGCGGGACGCGGGAGTGCTCACGGGCACACCGCCGTGGCCCGAACATGCCCTCGATGCCCTCGCTCACACCCGCCTGCACCCGCCCGCGCCGGTGCTCTCGTGGGCAACGTCACACGCCGCCGGCCCGCTGCGCGAAGCGGTCGGTCGATTGGAAGCGCTCAGCGTGACGGGCGCATGGATCTGCGGATCCGGGCTCGCCTCCGTGGTACCCGACGCCACCGCCGCCGGGCGGGAGGCCGCCGCGGGCGACTGAGGTGACGAGGCGTCACAATCGGCGTCAGCACGCCGGTTTATGGTGATGGAATGAATCCTGCGACCACCGGTCCCGCTGAGAGCGAGCCAACTCCCACCGGCGAGGCCGTCGAGCAGCCACACGCCTACACGCTGTGGGCCGTGCTCCGGCGCGATCCGCACGGTGACAGTGCCGCAGCCCCCGCCGATGCCGTCGCCGAGTTGGACCAGGCGCTCACCGCCACGCCTGGCGTCACCGTGCGCGGTCTCTACGACGTCTCCGGCTTCAAGGCTGACTCGGACGCGATGATCTGGCTGCACGGCCCCCGCGCCGAAGACCTGCAGGCGGCCCTGCGCACGCTGCGCCGCACCGCCCTCCTGCGCCCCCTGCTGCCCACGTTCAACATGATGGGCATCCACCGCGAGGCGGAGTTCAACGCCCGGCACGTGCCCGCATTCCTGCGCGGTAAAGAACCACAACAGTGGCTCACCATCTACCCCTTCGTGCGCTCCTACGAGTGGTATCTCCTCCCCGAGGAAGAGCGCCGGGCGATGCTCGCCGACCACGGGCGGCGCGGGGCTGCGTTCCGAGGTGTGCTCGCCAACACCGTGGCCGCCTTCTCCCTCGGCGACTACGAGTGGGTCCTCGCGCTGGAAGCCGAAGAACTGACCGAACTCGTGGACCTGATGCGGGACCTGCGCTACACCGAGGCCCGCAGGCACGTACGCGAAGAGGTGCCCTTCTACACGGGGCGGCGCATCAGCGCGGCCGAACTCGCCGAGGTGCTCTCTTGACCATCGAACCCGGCCTCAAACCACCCCCAGCCTCCGAGGTCTTCCTCGCCCCGGGCGCCCTGGTACCCGCCGCCACGGCCGCTGCTCAGGCCGGGCCGGAGCATGTGCTCGAGCCCACGGCCTACGACGCGATCCTGCTCGCCGGCTTCGGTGGCCCCGAGGGCCAGGACGATGTGATCCCGTTCCTGCGCAATGTGACCGCCGGGCGTGGGATCCCCGACGAACGGCTCGAAGAGGTCGCCCATCACTACCGCCACTACGGCGGCATCAGCCCGATCAACGAGCACAACCGCCAGTTGAAGGCAGCCCTGGAGGCGGAACTCGCTGGCCGCGGCATCGACCTACCGGTCTACTGGGGCAACCGGAACTGGGCCCCCTACGTCCCCGACGCGCTACGCGAGGCACACACCGACGGTCACCGTCGGCTCCTGGCCATCCCCACCAGCGCGTACTCCTCCTACTCGAGCTGCCGCCAGTACCGCGAGGACATCGCCGACGCCCTGGAGGCCACCGGACTGGGAGCGGATATGCAGGTGGACAAGGTGCGCCAGTACTTCGACCACCCCGGGTTCGTCACCCCGTTCTGCGACGCGGTCGCCGGCGGCCTCGCCGAGCTACGCGAACGCGGCGCCACGGCTATCGAGGTCCTGTTCGCCACCCACTCGATCCCGACCGCCGATGCCGAACGGTCCGGCCCGGCCGCACTCGAACTCGGTGACGGCGGTGCGTACGCCGCACAACACCGCGCCGTTGCCGAAGTGGTCATGGAAGCCATCGGTGAGCAGGGCACGCCCTGGCAGGTGGTGTACCAGTCCCGTTCCGGTCCTTCGAGCCAGCCCTGGCTCGAGCCGGACGTCAACGACGCCATCGCTGCGCTCGCTACGCCCGATGGGGAGGGCGCGAACCGCCGCGACGGTGTGGTGATCGTGCCGCTCGGGTTCCTCTCCGACCACATGGAGGTGCTCTGGGACCTCGACAACGAGGCCATGGAGACCGCCACCGAACACGGTCTGGCCGCGGTCCGAGTAGCAACCCCCGGGATCCACCCCGCCTTTGTGGCCGGGCTGGTCGACCTCGTCGTCGAACGGGTGCAGGGCACTCCGGTCGCGGAGCGCCCCGCGCAGACCGACCTCGGGCCCTGGTACGACGTCTGCCGGCCCGGATGCTGCGAGAACGTGCGCCGCGGCTTCCGTCCCGCCGTGGCCGGGGTGCAACCATGACGGCGGTGGCGACCAGGATCGGCACCCGCGCCTCGGACCTGGCCCGCACGCAGGCGGGCACTGTGGCAGACGCGCTGACCGCCGTCGGGCTGGCCTGTGAACTGGTGCCGATGACCAGCGATGGCGACAAGACACGCGCCTCGCTCGCCAGCCTGGGCGGGACCGGGGTGTTCGCCGCCGGGTTGCGCACCGCCCTGCTCGACGGGCGCTGCGACGCCGTGGTGCACTCCCTCAAGGATCTGCCCACCACACCGCATCCGGGACTGACCGTGGTGGCCACCCCCACGCGGGAAGACCCGCGCGACGCACTATGCGCCCGGGACGGTCTCACTCTCGCCGAACTGCCCGCCGGTGCACGCATCGGTACCGGTTCGCCGCGCCGCGCCGCCCAGTTGCGCACGCGCCGCCCGGACGTGGAGGTGGTGGACATCCGCGGGAACGTCGGCACCCGGCTCTCCTTCGTCACCGGCGGTGAGCTCGACGCCGTGGTGCTCGCCGCCGCAGGGTTGCACCGCCTGGGCCTGGATGACGTGGTCACCGAGCACCTGAACCTGACCGACTGGCCCACGGCGCCCGGGCAGGGAGTGCTCGCCGTGGAGATCCGTCATGAGGACGCCGCCCGCGACCAGTTGCCCCTCATGCGGGCCCTCGCCACGATTCACGACGACGCAGCCTGGGTGTGCGCGCAGGCCGAACGATCCGTCCTGGCCACCCTGGAAGCGGGGTGTGCTGCACCCGTGGCCGCCTACGCCGAACTCGACTCTGCAGGCTCAACTGGCACGGGTAACACCCTGATGCTGCACGCGGTGGCCTATCGCCCCGGCGGTGGCGACCAGGTGGACCACCGCATCAGCGGCGCTGTTGTCGATGGCGCCGATGCTGTGGCGCTGGGCGCCGAGGCTGCCCGCCACCTTCTCGACGCCGGCGCGTCAGCCTGGATCCATGACTGACCTCGCTGGCGCGACCATCCTGGTGCCCCGCGGTGGCGCCTGGGGTGAGCGGGTCAGTGCACGGGTGCGTGAATGCGGCGGTAGACCCTGGGTGGTGCCGCTGCTGCAGACCACGCCCGTGACCGAACCCGCCGTGGAGGCCGCCCGCCGGGACCTCGCCGCAGGCGCCTACGACTGGCTCGTGGTCACCTCCGCGGCCACGGTGGACCTGGTGCGCAGCTGGGATCTGCAGGCGAAGGTGGCGGCTGTGGGGCCTGCCACGGCGAGCACCCTGCGCGAGGCGGGGATCGCCGTCGACCTGGTGCCCGAGCACACCTACTCGGCGACCGGGCTGCTGCAGGTGTGGCCGGGCCCTGAGGGCACTGAGGATGCTGGTGGCGGTGCACGCGTGCTCCTGCTGCGTTCCGACCTTGCCCGGGCCACTCTCGCCGACGGTCTGCGCGAGCGAGGCTGCCAGGTAACCGACGTGATCGGCTACCGCACGACGGCCACCGCCGTGACCGCCGCCGACAGTGCCGATATCCGCGCCGGCCGCGCCGATGCCGTCCTTGTCACGAGCGGCTCGATGGCCCGTGCGCTCGCCGCGCTGGACCCTGCGGCCGATACCGTGGTGGCCAGCATCGGCCCAGTCACCACCGCTGAGGCACGTGAGGCAGGTCTGGCGGTTCGCGCCGAGGCAAGCGAACGCACCATCGATCACCTGCTGGACGCCCTGAGCGAGACGCTGACCCTGGCAGCACGGGAGGAACAGTCATGAGAATCCGACCACGCCGGCTGCGGCAGACCCCGGCCGTGCGCCGCCTGGTGCGCCAGACGCGGCTGCACCCGGCCGAACTGGTGCTGCCGATGTTCGTGCACGAGGGCGATGAGCCCCGACCGATCGCGTCGATGCCGGGGGTGGTGCAACATTCCATGGATTCCTTCCGTGGCGCGCTCGCCGAGGCCGCCGGCGCACGCGTCGGGGGTGTGATGCTCTTCGGCGTCCCCGCCCAGCGCGATGCCACCGGGACGGGTGCAACCGAGGCCAGCGGCATCCTGAACCGCGCCACTGAGGTGGCCGCCGCCGAGGTGGGGGACGCGCTCGTGGTGCAGACCGACCTGTGC
Protein-coding sequences here:
- the hemQ gene encoding hydrogen peroxide-dependent heme synthase; this encodes MNPATTGPAESEPTPTGEAVEQPHAYTLWAVLRRDPHGDSAAAPADAVAELDQALTATPGVTVRGLYDVSGFKADSDAMIWLHGPRAEDLQAALRTLRRTALLRPLLPTFNMMGIHREAEFNARHVPAFLRGKEPQQWLTIYPFVRSYEWYLLPEEERRAMLADHGRRGAAFRGVLANTVAAFSLGDYEWVLALEAEELTELVDLMRDLRYTEARRHVREEVPFYTGRRISAAELAEVLS
- a CDS encoding ferrochelatase, whose translation is MEPGLKPPPASEVFLAPGALVPAATAAAQAGPEHVLEPTAYDAILLAGFGGPEGQDDVIPFLRNVTAGRGIPDERLEEVAHHYRHYGGISPINEHNRQLKAALEAELAGRGIDLPVYWGNRNWAPYVPDALREAHTDGHRRLLAIPTSAYSSYSSCRQYREDIADALEATGLGADMQVDKVRQYFDHPGFVTPFCDAVAGGLAELRERGATAIEVLFATHSIPTADAERSGPAALELGDGGAYAAQHRAVAEVVMEAIGEQGTPWQVVYQSRSGPSSQPWLEPDVNDAIAALATPDGEGANRRDGVVIVPLGFLSDHMEVLWDLDNEAMETATEHGLAAVRVATPGIHPAFVAGLVDLVVERVQGTPVAERPAQTDLGPWYDVCRPGCCENVRRGFRPAVAGVQP
- the hemC gene encoding hydroxymethylbilane synthase — protein: MTAVATRIGTRASDLARTQAGTVADALTAVGLACELVPMTSDGDKTRASLASLGGTGVFAAGLRTALLDGRCDAVVHSLKDLPTTPHPGLTVVATPTREDPRDALCARDGLTLAELPAGARIGTGSPRRAAQLRTRRPDVEVVDIRGNVGTRLSFVTGGELDAVVLAAAGLHRLGLDDVVTEHLNLTDWPTAPGQGVLAVEIRHEDAARDQLPLMRALATIHDDAAWVCAQAERSVLATLEAGCAAPVAAYAELDSAGSTGTGNTLMLHAVAYRPGGGDQVDHRISGAVVDGADAVALGAEAARHLLDAGASAWIHD
- a CDS encoding uroporphyrinogen-III synthase, which translates into the protein MTDLAGATILVPRGGAWGERVSARVRECGGRPWVVPLLQTTPVTEPAVEAARRDLAAGAYDWLVVTSAATVDLVRSWDLQAKVAAVGPATASTLREAGIAVDLVPEHTYSATGLLQVWPGPEGTEDAGGGARVLLLRSDLARATLADGLRERGCQVTDVIGYRTTATAVTAADSADIRAGRADAVLVTSGSMARALAALDPAADTVVASIGPVTTAEAREAGLAVRAEASERTIDHLLDALSETLTLAAREEQS